The Streptomyces tendae genome has a window encoding:
- the rodA gene encoding rod shape-determining protein RodA: MTGGVNSFQVSGYGPERAGWTRVFARDSLARRLDWPILLSALALSLLGSLLVYSATRNRTELNQGDPYYFLVRHWLNTGIGIALMIGALWLGHRGLRTAVPLLYGASVFLILLVLTPLGSTINGAHSWIQLPGGFSLQPSEFVKITIILGMAMLLAARVDAGDKPYPDHRTVLQALGLAVVPMLIVMLMPDLGSVMVMVIIVLGVLLASGASNRWIFGLLGAGAAGAIAVWQLGILDEYQINRFAAFANPELDPAGVGYNTNQARIAIGSGGLSGSGLFHGSQTTGQFVPEQQTDFVFTVAGEELGFVGGALIIGLLGIILWRACRIARDTTDLYGTIVAAGIVAWFAFQSFENIGMTLGIMPVTGLPLPFVSYGGSSMFAVWLAVGLLQSLRVQRPMSA; this comes from the coding sequence ATGACCGGCGGCGTCAACAGCTTCCAGGTCTCCGGGTACGGACCCGAGCGGGCCGGCTGGACGCGGGTGTTCGCCCGCGACTCCCTGGCCCGCCGGCTGGACTGGCCGATACTGCTCTCGGCGCTCGCCCTGTCGCTGCTGGGCTCGCTGCTGGTGTACTCGGCCACCCGCAACCGCACCGAGCTCAACCAGGGCGACCCGTACTACTTCCTGGTCCGGCACTGGCTGAACACCGGCATCGGGATCGCCCTGATGATCGGCGCCCTCTGGCTCGGCCACCGCGGCCTGCGCACGGCCGTGCCCCTGCTGTACGGCGCCTCGGTGTTCCTGATCCTGCTGGTGCTCACCCCGCTGGGCTCCACGATCAACGGCGCGCACAGCTGGATCCAGCTGCCCGGCGGCTTCTCCCTGCAGCCCTCCGAGTTCGTGAAGATCACGATCATCCTGGGCATGGCCATGCTGCTCGCGGCCAGGGTCGACGCGGGCGACAAGCCGTACCCCGACCACCGCACGGTGCTCCAGGCCCTCGGCCTCGCCGTGGTCCCCATGCTGATCGTGATGCTCATGCCCGACCTCGGATCGGTCATGGTCATGGTCATCATCGTGCTCGGCGTGCTGCTCGCCTCAGGAGCCTCCAACCGGTGGATCTTCGGCCTGCTCGGCGCGGGCGCGGCCGGCGCGATCGCCGTCTGGCAGCTCGGGATCCTCGACGAGTACCAGATCAACCGCTTCGCCGCCTTCGCCAACCCCGAACTCGACCCGGCCGGCGTCGGCTACAACACCAACCAGGCCCGCATCGCCATCGGCTCCGGCGGACTGTCCGGTTCCGGCCTCTTCCACGGCTCGCAGACCACCGGCCAGTTCGTCCCCGAACAGCAGACCGACTTCGTCTTCACTGTCGCCGGCGAGGAACTCGGCTTCGTCGGCGGCGCACTGATCATCGGCCTGCTCGGCATCATCCTCTGGCGCGCCTGCCGCATCGCCCGCGACACCACCGACCTGTACGGCACCATCGTCGCCGCCGGCATCGTCGCCTGGTTCGCGTTCCAGAGCTTCGAGAACATCGGCATGACCCTGGGCATCATGCCGGTCACCGGTCTGCCCCTGCCGTTCGTCTCCTACGGCGGATCCTCGATGTTCGCGGTCTGGCTGGCG